TCTTTTTGctaaatatgtactccctccgtcccaaaaaaacccCAACATAATTGGGGATGGGACATTATctagtccaatatgtccagatgCATTGGACTAGGTAATGTCTGTCCAGATGCATTAGACTAGGTAATGTCCCATCCCCAACTATGTTGGagttttttggacggagggaaaTATGTCCAGATGCATTGGACTAGGTAATGTCCCATCCCTAACTATGTTGGGgttttttgagatggagggagtagtcgATTGGTATATACTATTATCATTTATCATTTTTCTATAGAACCAACATATCTCATGAGTCCTGGTTCTTCCCATCTCTCCCCATCTCACAAAATTAACTTGTAATCATCTCTCAGAATCGTGAGGAAGTTTGAACATGTACAACTTTCGCAATTCTTCGGTAGCCCAACCCCCACCAAGCAACACACAAGGATTTGCACGAATCCTTACGGTGTGAGTCATACACGGTCACTAATCACCTGTCACGATGCCACTAcccggaaaaaaaaatcaggctcGCACACGCACACACTGCACAGAAACCGTGTGATCCATCCATCGCACggtcgccggagctcgccgcgccgccgggacggagcacggccggcggcgaccaaaCAGTCACACGGGCCACCGGACCAGCCGTCACCGAATCGCCGATTGCCGGCGCTGCCCTGCACCAAATCGAGCGGGATCGGTCGCGTTCGAAAGCTAGTTTCTGGCTCTACAGAACGGGAGTGGTCTCAGCCGAAATGGTCGATCGTGTCGACGGGAATCGCCTCTCGAAGTCGGGAGAGAAGCACACCAGTAACAATAGTTTCCAAAAACGAACCAACCATCACTCATCGAGCCATTTCTCCCTCGACTCTCAACCAAACCCCACAAATTTGGTCTCGTTCGAAAGCTAATTTGAGCAACTAAAATTCGTAGAAAGACCGCGTCGTGAAATATCCATCGTGGAGAGAGATATTTGCTCGCAAAGTCGGGGCAGAAACACACGAGGGAACAGCGGCCGGCGGCTGTAGCCCCATCCCGTGGGCGGAATCCGTGGCGCGGGCGCGTCGAGCGATCCCCGCCGTCGGATGGGTTCCGATCCGACGGCTGCGGTGGATCGTGGCGCGCATCCGCGTGGCTAATCCGTGGGATCGCGTCTCGACCAATCACAGCGCGTCAGCTGCGTCACCCGAGTCCTCCACTCGTCTCCGCTATTTAAGCCGCCGTCTTCGCCTCCGGCCTCCTCACccacatccgccgccgccgccgcagaatcGGAAGCAATCCGCCGCGAGTCGCGACCATTTCTTGCGAGTAGTAGTAGAGGGGAGAGTGAGTGAGGGGCGTGCTGCAATGGCGACTGAGGAGGTTGTCCCTGAGGTTCCGGTGACCGAGGTGGAGGctgccgcggcggaggaggccgtcgaggagacgacggcggcggaggagaaggccGCCAAGccggcgaaggagaagaagaaggccgGCAGGCCGccgaaggagaagaaggaggccaagccggcgaaggagaagaaggtgaAGGAGGCCAAGGCCAAGAagccccgcgtcgccgccgcccacccgcCGTACGCCGAGGTACTAACCGTctcaaccctccgccgtcgcggGGATTCTTGGATTGAAATCATCGGATGGGTTTTGGATTCGTCTCGATCTATCGTTTGCTTTTGCGTGTTTGGATCTGATTTtgttttggggtttttttcAGATGATCATGGAGGCGATCGTGGCGCTGAAGGAGAGGACTGGATCGAGCTCCCAGGCCATCGGCAAGCACATCCATGCCAACCATGGCGCCAACCTGCCGCCCAACTTCCGCAAGCTCCTCTCCGGCAACCTCAAGAagctcaccgccgccggcaagcTGGCCAAGGTCAAGAACTCCTTCAAGCTCTCCTCCACCCGCCctgccgctccggccgccgccgacgccaagcCCAAGGCCGCCCCCGCCACGAAGCCCAAGGTCAAGACCACCAAGGCCGCGAAGCCGGCTGCCAAGGCGAAGGCTCCTGCTACCACCAAGGCCGCGAAGCCGGCGACCAAGACCAAGATcaaggtcgccgccgcgccggcggcgaagcccAAGGCGTCTCCCAAGGCGAAGGCCAAGACCGCCACCTCGCCGGTGAAGCCCCGCGGCCGCCCTGCCAAGTCCGCCAAGACCTCTGCCAAGGACTCGCCTGCCAAgaaggcggcgccggtggctgccaagaagaaggcggcggcgaccaagaAGAAGGCGTCGGTGGCTGCGGCGCCGGCTGCTCGCAAGGGTGCGGCGAGGAAGAGCATGAAGTAGAGGTCGCCGGCGATGATGCCACCTGGATTGGATTGCCCACCTTTTGATCTCCACAGGCGACAGCGCCATTAGCATCATCATCAGCAAGTAGTAGCAGAAATTGTGTTCTGTAAATGCTTGTTCGTCTTAGTTCGTTTCACCTCCCTCTAGGCGGTATCATCATCTTCTCGCCTGTAATGATAGGATCCCATCATCCTCAAAAACCATAATACAAATATCTATTTCGTCTTAATCTCTCGTGCATCTCTTTGTGAATCGTTCTTGAATTTTGATGCTGACCTCAGATTTGCCTGTAACTTTCATGTGCCTTGATTGGTTGATTTGGATTTGGGAATTCTACCGTACTAGTAGTACTGATGGGTCGCGAATGTTTCATGTGCAAAAATAATCAGCGATTCGAGTTGTGAAATTCTTTCGCGAAATTCTTT
The window above is part of the Oryza sativa Japonica Group chromosome 7, ASM3414082v1 genome. Proteins encoded here:
- the LOC4342583 gene encoding histone H1, yielding MATEEVVPEVPVTEVEAAAAEEAVEETTAAEEKAAKPAKEKKKAGRPPKEKKEAKPAKEKKVKEAKAKKPRVAAAHPPYAEMIMEAIVALKERTGSSSQAIGKHIHANHGANLPPNFRKLLSGNLKKLTAAGKLAKVKNSFKLSSTRPAAPAAADAKPKAAPATKPKVKTTKAAKPAAKAKAPATTKAAKPATKTKIKVAAAPAAKPKASPKAKAKTATSPVKPRGRPAKSAKTSAKDSPAKKAAPVAAKKKAAATKKKASVAAAPAARKGAARKSMK